One bacterium genomic region harbors:
- a CDS encoding glycosyltransferase family 2 protein yields MTYFSKVSIVVPIYNEERTIRQVVERIETADTCGLEKEMILVNDGSTDKTQEFLNTYKDKFKICSYSKNLGKGAALKMGFRQVSGDIVIIQDADLEYSPEEYKILLAPILHGEADVVFGSRLLTDRPHRVLYFWHSIFNKWITVFSNMLTNLNLSDMETGYKVFTKQILDEIYPKLKSKRFGFEPEFTARIAKIAKAGKCKIFEMGISYHGRTYKEGKKIGFKDGIETLYCIIKYNLFNT; encoded by the coding sequence ATGACCTATTTTTCCAAGGTTTCTATAGTGGTTCCAATCTATAACGAGGAACGCACGATCCGACAAGTGGTCGAACGAATCGAGACTGCCGATACTTGCGGCTTAGAAAAAGAGATGATTTTAGTGAATGACGGGAGCACTGATAAGACTCAAGAGTTTTTGAATACTTACAAGGATAAATTTAAGATCTGTTCGTACTCAAAAAACCTAGGCAAAGGTGCCGCACTTAAAATGGGCTTCCGTCAGGTCAGTGGGGATATCGTTATTATTCAGGATGCGGATTTGGAATATTCACCCGAAGAATACAAAATATTACTTGCACCCATATTACACGGCGAAGCAGATGTTGTTTTTGGCTCCCGCTTATTAACAGACCGACCACATCGCGTTTTGTACTTCTGGCACTCCATCTTCAACAAGTGGATTACCGTTTTTTCGAATATGCTTACCAATCTCAACCTGTCCGACATGGAAACCGGTTATAAAGTATTTACAAAACAAATCCTCGATGAAATTTATCCCAAGCTTAAATCAAAAAGATTTGGTTTTGAACCGGAATTTACCGCCAGAATCGCAAAAATCGCAAAAGCGGGAAAATGCAAAATATTTGAAATGGGAATTTCTTATCATGGTCGAACATACAAAGAGGGCAAGAAAATCGGCTTTAAGGATGGAATCGAGACACTATATTGCATTATTAAATACAATCTGTTTAACACATGA
- a CDS encoding class I SAM-dependent methyltransferase: MRSFAHAQNPEPQLEKILQYFRFKKIEKHIRKNVKLLDIGCGFSAPLLTRFSDKIQFGVGIDMAVDASNNQKIRLIKSNLNSPLPLESNYFDIVTSLATLEHLENPQLMLSEIFRVLKPHGTLLLTTPTKWSKPVLEILSYKLKLISIQEISDHKHYFDFTSLKELCHNHGFSGFIHQYFQCFMNNFVIAVKK; encoded by the coding sequence ATGAGATCTTTCGCTCATGCTCAAAACCCTGAACCACAACTGGAGAAAATTCTTCAATATTTCCGATTCAAGAAGATTGAAAAACATATCAGAAAGAATGTGAAATTGTTAGACATTGGGTGTGGTTTTTCAGCTCCTCTCCTGACGCGCTTTTCAGACAAAATACAGTTTGGCGTGGGTATCGATATGGCCGTTGATGCGAGCAATAATCAAAAAATACGACTCATAAAATCCAACCTTAATTCTCCCCTGCCATTAGAGAGCAATTATTTTGATATCGTCACTTCCCTCGCCACACTAGAACACCTCGAAAACCCACAATTAATGTTGAGTGAAATTTTTCGCGTTCTCAAACCCCACGGGACGCTCCTACTCACCACTCCCACCAAATGGAGTAAACCCGTACTGGAAATACTGTCATACAAACTTAAACTAATCAGCATTCAGGAAATCTCCGACCATAAACATTATTTTGATTTCACTTCACTAAAAGAACTATGTCACAATCATGGATTCTCTGGTTTTATACATCAATATTTCCAATGTTTTATGAATAATTTTGT